Genomic segment of Nostoc commune NIES-4072:
GCGAGATTATGGATTGCTCCGGTTTCGTTGCTAGATTCACTTGAAAACTGTGACTCCAGCTTATCAAGTCGTGAGCAAATAGCTAATATCGTTTCATTGGTCGGGTTGGGGTGACTATTGTTACTAGCAACCAAGTACTCCTCAACACTTGCCTTAATCTTAGAGTCGAGGCGTTTATCTAAATCATTGCCACCAATTGCATCAAGGTTATCTATATCATCTAGGTAGAATTCGATAAATTGGGTCAGCGTGGCTGTTGCCGTCGTCCCTTGCTGTGGTATTAGTGCTATTCGCTTGTTACCCAACGCTTGACTGTACTACGTTATGTATTTTGACTGAATTATTATAGATGCAAAAATTAAACCATCCCAGTGGTTGGAATGGTTTAAGGGAATTATCAATTTTTCTTACTGCTTCTTTTGCTTATAGGAGGCGACCAATTGTTGTTGGCGACAATTCAGGCATTCCTTTTAACTTGACAGTTTCGGCGACTTGGTTGTTATTCTGGCGGTTTGAATAGATAGAATTGCCCGTTAGCTTGATTTGAGCTTGATGCTATTAGGGTTGCGCTTCCAAGATCCGACCTATACTTCTTGGTGATAGTGCTGGCAACCCCCTGCGAGTAGCTTCTTCAGCAACTTGCATATGGTAATGGTGCTTTGAACGACTGGGTTTTCGGTTCTTGCTCCATTCGCTGATTTCGACAATTTTGCTCGCCTCTGCGCTCTTGCACTTCTTAGGTCTGCCTGCGTTCACACCTAATACATTATTTATCTTTGCGATCGCATCTTCCAAGGTTTCCGATGTTATGGTACAAGATGTCCACTTTTTCTTCCAGTTTGTTACTGTTTGCTTCGCTATACCAAGTTTTTTTACTATATTTTTATGATTTTCCCCACGATTAAGCTCTAGCAGGATGTTTGCTCTCTTGATCATTTCATCGCTGCCGGTGGCTGCTATATTCTCTAATACTTGCTTTTCAATAGGATTCAATACTTGAATATGAGGCATTTTAGTATTTACCCCGCTTAAACCTACAATTTTGCCAAATCGAATGAAGCCTGATATACTTTTTTTGTAGAGTTCATTTTTCCTAAATATTCACTCAAAGCCCTGCTGCAAACAGGGCTTTGAGGAAAAAACAACCCCACCTGTTACTAAAACAGGACGGAACTTTGTTTTGTCAATTTAGTTATCTAGACCCATCATATCATGAGTTTACCCAATTTGACAAATCTATCTTTAGATAGATGCTTTTTTTCAAATGCTAGTGCGCTAAATATCTCTTCAGTCGTATTGGTTTTCAATGGGTTGGGAATAATAGTTTACTGCGCGAGAAAATTCTCTCCCTTGAGTTTTTCTGGTAGTTAATCCTTTGCTATTTACAAGATTTAATTATTTTTTAAAATTGTCACTTTTTCCAAGGTATGTATGTAAGGGCAAGCGAGTGATTCAGGAGGTTTCGGAGAATCTAAATATAAGTGTTGGCAGTTATCACAAGGGTAAGAAAGTTTTTGAGTTTATTTCTCAATTACGAGAAATGGAAAAATTTAAGGCAGTTGTTGCACTGGAGATGGAGTTTAACCGAAGTATTGATGCAGCATACAAGTTTGTTTAAGTCAAAATAAAATTTCAAATTTAGGCTAACACATTTTGACCAACAGCGAGACTACCTGATGCACAAAAATCATCAGGACAGTCACTCATGTACCAAGAAAATTTCTCTTCAGATGTTGAGAACAAGCCCCAATTAAGCCTTTCACAGCCTTCAAAAAAGAAAATCAAACCCCACCTGCCCGCAGATTCTGTGGGTAAACGCTACGTAGAACGCTTTTGGCATCCATTTGGGGCGATAGTTGCCCCAAATCAAGCACAAGGTGCAAAACCAGCATGGCGTACCATCGATTATTACCTCCAACCCTCCCAACTGTGGAACCTGCACCAAGACAAGTCGAAACTAGTAGGTCTGCGCTTTAACGACACAACTCGTTACGCCACAATCGATTTAGACTTAGAAGGCGACTACCATAATATTGAATCCATAAATCGCATCAAAGCGGTGCTAGAGGACATCGGCATAGTCGATATCATCATCCTCGAGTCCAGCTTTAGTGGCGGCTATCACCTAATCCTAAGCTTCGCATCCCCCCTACCCACCTTTCCCCTAGCCTGCGCCCTAGAGATTACCTTAAGAAACGCAGGCTTTATCCTCCGCCAAGGACACCTAGAAATTTTCCCCAATACCAAACCATATAGTGCCAAACAAATAACTAACTACAAAGCCATCCGTTGCCCCATGCAACCAGGTAGCGGGTCATTTTTACTTAATGATGACCTACAACCAATTAGTGACTCAGTTTCTATCTTCCTCGATTATTGCGATCGCGCGGCCAGTCGGCAAGATTTAACCAAACTAAAACGGGTAGCAAACAAAGCCAAAAAACAAATTTCACGGGAGAGATATCGCAAGCAAGAATCTGCTGACGTTGTACAGTGGCGTGCCAACTGGGAAGAAATCATCAGCACAGGCTGGACAGGAAAAGGACAAACAAACACCCTCCTACAAATCTTCGTAGACTACGGAATCGTCTTTTTAGACTTAGAGAGTGATAAATTAGTCGAATTTTGCCTTACTACCGCAATTAACGCCCCCGGCTACAGCCAATATTGCCGACACCAACACGAAATCAAAGCTAGAGTGCGACATTGGGTAGAATCCACAATTCGCAACAAATGGTATAGCGCCTATATTAGTTATCCCGAAAGGTTGTTGGGTACATTCGCCAACACATTTGCAGAAGCCATAGCAGGCATTAGCACCACTGATAAACCCAAAGACAACGTAATCCCATTTGACCGTCGTAAGCAACAGAACTGGGAACGCAGCCAACAAGCCCAAAAACGCATCCAGATAGTAGTAAGGGCAATAGAGTGGGATAGTGGGTTGCCAGTAGGGGCTACTGAACGGGGTAAAGCAATACCCCGCATTTCTCACAAGCGGTGCGATCGCTATTACCAAACCTTTATCAGGCTTAGATTTTGAGCGTTTTAGACACTGCACGAATCACAACAATATGTGAACGGCGTATTTTATCTCAAGTCTAAGTGGCATAAGCGTTTTGGGCTACTCGTTTAAACCTTTGTGAGAAATCCGGGGATGCAGCATTAATCTTTGAGCAGTATGCACAAGATCCAGAAGTTGCTAAATATACAAGTTGGCAACCACACAAATCCATGAGAGAAGCTGATGAATTCATAAAACGATGCATCTTAGTTTGGGCTAATGCCTCCGCATTTCCTTATGTTCTGATCCGTAAGGAGGATGCTCAACTAATTGGTATGGTAGAAATTCGCATCAATCATTTTAAAGTAGATATGGGATATGTTCTTGCAAAATCAGAATGGGGGAAAGGATATATGCCAGAAGGTGTCCAAACACTGATCGATTGGGCATTAGCACAGAATGAAATTTATCGAGTCTGGGCGGTTTGTGATGTTGAAAACCAAGCATCAGTGCGAGTAATGGAGAAAGTTGGAATGCACAGAGAAGGTATATTAAGGCGCTGGTTCATGCATCCGAATATTTCCCTAGCGCCAAGAGACTGTTATTGCTATGCAATCAGCAAGTAATTTTCTGTAGGGTGTGTGACGCTGCGAAAATATTTGCATGCACCTAGCAATCAGACTTCGAGTGTCACGCATCAAAAACTTGTACCAGGGTGAGGTGAGGCAAACATTGTAAAATTTCTTCAAGCAAGACACCCATCCGCCAAGTTTCAGCGATCGCTCTGACAGATGTATGAGTTCCCTGCATAATTGGCTCACCATTGAGAATATATTCATCTACCAAAACGTTGATATCCTCATCTAAGTACAAGCGAATTTGCATTCAATATAAGCATTAATTTCATCTTGGCGATCGCTGATTTCGTTTACCGATCAGGGATGATTACCACGTAATCCCAAACTACTGTTAATTTATCAATTAAATGTATTTAGTGCTTGAAATCAGGGTATTATTAGAATTTATAAGAAATCAAATCTTAATTTTTTTATCTAAATTGGAAAGACATTTAGTCCCAGTAAAGAGACTTGATGAAATCAGCGTAACTATTGATTCTAGCTAAGACCGCCATGAACCCTAGTTTTTTAACTGCCCATACTCCAACCACGATCGCTATTGTTGGCGGAGGTTTTAGTGGTTCTCTAGTCGCTACCCACTTATTGAAAACTGCCACCCAACCCCTCACCATTAAGCTGATTGAGCGTAGCGATCAAATTGGCAAGGGAATTGCCTACAGCACAGATACCAACTGTCATTTGCTGAATGTATCGGCAGGCAATATGAGTGCATTTGCCCACGATCCAGCGCATTTGTTACGTTGGCTTCAGCACAACCGCGATGAGTTAACAGCATTTTTTTCAGAAGAAGTCAATGCTAGTACCTTCATACCTCGTAAGGTCTATGGTTTATACATTCAATCGGTTTTGGCAGAAGCAGAAGCCACAGCACCCAGTGATGTGCGACTAGAACGCTTCACCGATGAAGTGGTAGGAGTACAGCCTGAAGAAAAAGGCGCAATGATTTCTCTGCGTAGTGGTCGCTGTTTTGCCGCAGACAGAGTTGTGTTGGCATTGGGGAACTCACCCTCTGCACCCCCCGCCATTCAAAACGCAAACAGTAATAATGAAAGTTATCTGCGGAATGCTTGGTCAGCCGATGCCCTAGCAGACCTTGATACTGATGCACCTGTGTTGCTAATTGGTACGGGGCTGACGATGGTGGACATGGTTTTATCTCTGAGCGATCGCCAGCATAGAGGTAAAATTTATGCAGTGTCTCGACGAGGATTATTTCCCCTCAAACATCAAGCGGCTCAACCTTATCCCTCCTTCTTGACCCCAGAGACTTCACCAAAAAATGTGCGCGATTGGTTACATCGAGTACGTGCTGAGGTGGAAATTGCTGCTGCCCAAGGCTACGACTGGCGGGCAGTAATTGATTCTCTGCGTCCCATAAATCAGAAAATCTGGCAAAAACTACCGACTGAAGAACAGCAACGTTTTTTGCGTCATCTGACACCGTATTGGGATGTGCATCGTCACCGCATTGCCCCAAGGGTGGCGAATGTTGTCACTGAAATGCTGGATTCTGGTCAACTCACCATCTCTGCTGGGCGGATTCGGGAATATCAAGCTTTACCTGATGGTGTAGCTGTAACCGTATGCCAGCGCAAAACCCAAACTAATCATATCTTGCACGTCCGCCGGGTAGTTAATTGTACAGGGGTAGCAGCAGATTATCGCCGATCGCCTCATCCTCTGATTACTGATTTGCGATCGCAGAAATTAATTCGCCCCAATGCCATCGGTTTAGGATTAGATACAGATACCCACGGTGCTTTATATGCAGCAGACGGTAACGTTTCGACGCTGTTTTATACCTTGGGAACTCCGCGCAAGGGCGACTTGTGGGAAACTATCGCTGTACCAGAATTACGGGGACAGGCGCAGGAATTATCTAAGGCATTGTTGCAATCATTACCAGCGCGTGTGCGGACTATTCCAACGATGCCTTTGTTAAGCGAGCGCAGTGCAGAGATACCGCAGTCAACTTTCCTATTTCGGCAATTTTTTGACCCTGCAACTAGTAGTTATACTTACTTAATTGGCGATCGCCAGACAGGAGATGCTGTTCTAGTCGATCCTGTATTAGAGCAAGTTGACCGCGATTTGGAATCTTTGGATGAATTGGGATTAAAACTACGCTACTGTCTAGAAACTCACCTCCATGCCGATCACATTACAGGGGCAGGCAAACTTAGTACAGGTAACCGTAAAAAGGGGTCGGAAATAGGAGAAGATAGTTTCTGTTGAGTGAGATCAAGAATTAGACATGCAAGGACGTATCTCTAGTTGTAGCGACCTGCAATACTAATCGCTCAAACCTGCAATCAAGACATTTACAAACCAGGATTAAATGCAACTATAATTGTGCTTCAGCCAGGATTAAATGCAACGTTCCCCTTGATTATTTGCAACCAACCTGCAATCATCGCTTTGAGCCAGGATTAAATGCAATCTCTTAAAGTTAAAAAAACGAACGGTTTTTTAACTGCGTCACCAGTAAGGCTTAGAGTTACTTTTACCGTTGGTTTTTAAGTAAAAAAACTCGGTAAAGATTTCATTGTTAATTTATAAAATTCTCAAATGAGTTTTTTGACAAACTCCTGTCAAGGAGAGAAAACTTAGTCATAGTAAAGTGTTGAGCTGATTTGCAATTAAACAAGCGTCGAAACGGATGATTGCAGGCTGATTGCATTTAATCCTGGCTCAGTTGCAGTTAATTCTGGCTCAACTGAAATTATAGTTGCAAATAATTCTGGTTTGAAAAAGTCTTGATTGCAGGTTTGGGCATTTATAATTGCAGGTCGCTACAGGTATGTATGCCAACTGCTTTGTAATCGCCGCTACCAGCGCTCTCAATTTCCGCGATCGCATTTAAGAGCGATCGCCTGGATCGCCTGTAAAGAAAACTCCTCTGCCTGCAATGCTTCACTGATATCTCCTAACTTCAAATATTGGTCAGGAGTCATACCCACATTCCAAGTGCGACTCAGGTCATAACCTAGTGTCTGGCTGTAGGGACTGCCATCAATTGCACCAGATTGACTGATACCTGGTAGCTGGGCCAGAGAAATGCGGCTCCAGTCTGGCAGCAAAACTTTAGTAGCAGGTAGTCGAGACTGAGGATTTGCAACTTCTACAATTCGAGTCGGTAAATTGCCATCACCAATTGTGTTGATTGTAGCTTGTGCGGCGATACTATAAATAATACAAGCAATGACAACCAGAAGAGATATCCATGCTTTTGGTATCTTCATAATTCCAGGTTTAAAAATGACAGCAAATATACCCCAATAAGCAAAGTAATTTATTGAATAAAAACCCAATTAATTGTTGCTTATGGGGTATAGTAAGAGAGTGAAAATATGACTTATAACTCTAGCTCTGGGGATGCTGACTGTTGATTTTTCTTAGACTTGTAACCGGAGCCAGAGCCATATCCTGATAATTGAGGATTGGGATTAGCAGCCGATTCAGTGTAAGGTGTATCCCCAAGATTGATTTCAAAAATATTCTCTTGATAACCATCCCTAAATTGGTCTGTTTGCAAGGGATTACTACTATCTCCAGAACTTAATTGCTCAACACCGTAACCTCCAGATTGATAGCCACTGCCAGACTGATAATTATTACTGTCGTCAGTATCAAGATTTTGGTTAATTGTGGGTTCGTTATTCATTGGCATTACCTAAAAAAGCTGTATCAATGCCAGCATAAAAAGATTTATCTAGTATCAGCCTTCACCTATTGGACATTAATTTTTTAGCCGATTGGCTATTTTTGGTGATGCGCTCATATCGAGATGACAAATGGAGCAAATGAATTTGATTTCACCAGAATTAATGGCAGAAATCAGTGATGGTAATAGTACCAACCTGCCAGACAATACCCGAAAAATGCTGCAAATTCTGGCAAGTTTAAATACACCAAAAGAATTATTAGCAAGTCTTTTGGAAATAGCTGAATTTTCCCTACACCATGTTCGCTACCTTGCAGGGCCATTGGTAATTCATCGCAGTCCTTGGAGCGATACGATTCCCCAATGGCTGAAGTTTGCTTGTATTCAGGAGCGATTGGAACTTATCTTCACTGAATACGAACAGGAATGGACTAAAATCAGAAATTATATGCAAATACTGCTGCTTGTAAAGAGGTAAGAAAGTGAGCCGAATCCTGATTACAACGTTGGGAACGCTTGGTGATTTACATCCCATGATTGCGATCGCGCTAGAATTGCGGCAACGCGCTCATGATGTAGTTTTTGTAACGCATCAAGTTTATCAATCCAAAATTGAAGGTTTGGGATTCGAGTTTCATTCAATGCGTCCTGATTTCACAGCAATAAATGATCCCCAAGAAATGGCGCGAATGATGGATCTGAAAACTGGACAGGAATACATGGTGCGTCAGTGGGTAAATCCGAATCTGCGCTGTATGTATGCTGACTTACATAATGTTGTCAAAGGCGCAGATTTGATTTTTTCAGGAGAAGGAGTGATTGTGACTCCACTTGTGGCAGAGAAATTGGAAATCAGATGGGCATCCAGTGCAATGGTTCCACTATCATTTTTCTCAGTTTACGATCCACCAGTTTTAGCACCATTTCCAAGTTTGTCAAAGCTGTATAAACTAGGGCCAATTGTAAATCGAAGCATAATCAACTTTGCAAAACTTGTTAGTAATTCGTGGGCAGAACCAATCCACCAACTTCGGCGGGAACTAGGTTTATCGCCCATTAACTATAATCCCTTCATTGAGAACAGATTTTCACCATATCTTGTAATTGCACTGTTTTCATCAGTCTTGGGTCAACCTCAAGCAGATTGGCCTTTAAATACGGTAATCGCAGGATTTACATTTTACGATGGTAGTGAAGATGGGACAAAGCTGACACCCCAACTAGAGCAATTTTTAAATGCAGGTGAACCGCCGATTATTTTCACTTTAGGATCAGCCGCAGTTATGGCTCCAGGTCGATTTTATGAGGAAAGTATTACTGCTGCAAAACTCTTAAACCGCCGCGCTGTTTTACTAATTGATAGAAACACCCCTCCAAACAACCTTTCAGAAGATATTATTGCCGTAAGCTATGCACCATATTCTCAAATTTTCGGGCGTGCTTGTGCAATTGTACATCAAGGCGGAATTGGAACCACTGCTCAAGCTTTATGTGCAGGTCGTCCAACGCTGGTAATGCCCTACAGTCATGAC
This window contains:
- a CDS encoding FAD/NAD(P)-binding protein, which codes for MNPSFLTAHTPTTIAIVGGGFSGSLVATHLLKTATQPLTIKLIERSDQIGKGIAYSTDTNCHLLNVSAGNMSAFAHDPAHLLRWLQHNRDELTAFFSEEVNASTFIPRKVYGLYIQSVLAEAEATAPSDVRLERFTDEVVGVQPEEKGAMISLRSGRCFAADRVVLALGNSPSAPPAIQNANSNNESYLRNAWSADALADLDTDAPVLLIGTGLTMVDMVLSLSDRQHRGKIYAVSRRGLFPLKHQAAQPYPSFLTPETSPKNVRDWLHRVRAEVEIAAAQGYDWRAVIDSLRPINQKIWQKLPTEEQQRFLRHLTPYWDVHRHRIAPRVANVVTEMLDSGQLTISAGRIREYQALPDGVAVTVCQRKTQTNHILHVRRVVNCTGVAADYRRSPHPLITDLRSQKLIRPNAIGLGLDTDTHGALYAADGNVSTLFYTLGTPRKGDLWETIAVPELRGQAQELSKALLQSLPARVRTIPTMPLLSERSAEIPQSTFLFRQFFDPATSSYTYLIGDRQTGDAVLVDPVLEQVDRDLESLDELGLKLRYCLETHLHADHITGAGKLSTGNRKKGSEIGEDSFC
- a CDS encoding helix-turn-helix domain-containing protein, translating into MPHIQVLNPIEKQVLENIAATGSDEMIKRANILLELNRGENHKNIVKKLGIAKQTVTNWKKKWTSCTITSETLEDAIAKINNVLGVNAGRPKKCKSAEASKIVEISEWSKNRKPSRSKHHYHMQVAEEATRRGLPALSPRSIGRILEAQP
- a CDS encoding glycosyltransferase, with protein sequence MSRILITTLGTLGDLHPMIAIALELRQRAHDVVFVTHQVYQSKIEGLGFEFHSMRPDFTAINDPQEMARMMDLKTGQEYMVRQWVNPNLRCMYADLHNVVKGADLIFSGEGVIVTPLVAEKLEIRWASSAMVPLSFFSVYDPPVLAPFPSLSKLYKLGPIVNRSIINFAKLVSNSWAEPIHQLRRELGLSPINYNPFIENRFSPYLVIALFSSVLGQPQADWPLNTVIAGFTFYDGSEDGTKLTPQLEQFLNAGEPPIIFTLGSAAVMAPGRFYEESITAAKLLNRRAVLLIDRNTPPNNLSEDIIAVSYAPYSQIFGRACAIVHQGGIGTTAQALCAGRPTLVMPYSHDQPDNAARVERLGEQRDFVRC
- a CDS encoding DUF433 domain-containing protein, coding for MQIRLYLDEDINVLVDEYILNGEPIMQGTHTSVRAIAETWRMGVLLEEILQCLPHLTLVQVFDA